Part of the Lucilia cuprina isolate Lc7/37 chromosome 5, ASM2204524v1, whole genome shotgun sequence genome is shown below.
taTAGCTCAAAAACAATTAATGAGATTAAAAATAGgattaattttcaatagaaattattATCGAATATCCCacttattaaatatgtatatttaataagtGAGATATTCGATAaactttgattttttgttaCCTTCGACCGCCAATATTTTTCTTAGTGCACACGATATGTATGGTGACTCTTAGTATCCTATTAATAATGGTAAGGAGACACAATGACCAATTTTCATTTGCTACCTAAAATTCCGAAGCAAAACCTGGGctataacattaaaaacaaaaataactttttataaatattatttgaaaaatcaagaaaattaattaaaattgatattattgaaactattaatcaaataaaatcatataCTTAAAGGTACGTTTACCCCTACCAtatatttgacaaaaaagacatatttatatttattttcataatcttaactgatttttgtaattgaaaACAATATCGAAGTAAATAATAAAGATGTATTaacttcaaaaatatatttagtctgtcaaaaaatttaaatttaaagaaaaattttttatcaaatatttgataggtgtaaAAGTAGCTTTATACTAATCTGCAGTTGTGGAATACAGAGCTGAAATAcgtaaaaaacaattatttatttagagcATTGTCgatcaaaatttgaatttatacaaattaaaatttaaattgtgatTAAAAGTTCGTTGAGAAGCTgtgataaaattattataatgaaaatagtttacatgtgtaatttaaattcttttgaaaagCAGTTAGTTGTCAGTTCTTTAATATTCATCAGAACTTGAACTATTACATTGTTTAGGCTTTATGCAATTATCTAGCACTAAATGATTTTTTACCTTCTGCGGTAGTGATTTTTAATGACATccacagaaaaaaatacttatatttttttccaatactGAAGATATCCTTACATTTTTAGGAGTTAAACTTTTTTGGGGATTTTGTATTAGTTGTACTTTTAATACATACAGTACATACAAACctttgttaaaatcatcacttctttaaGTCCTTTTCAGTTTTCAtccacaaatttaaattaaatttttcgcttcttttttggaagttcttttattcctaaggtaattttttttatattttatatataattcttatatagaaatttacaataagtattaaaattttaacctaAACTATAACTAACGTTGTTATTGCCGCTGttatttcaacaaaagtttttgaTAGTTTGATTATTTACAAAATCCAATTTTTCCGTTCTTCTCAGTCGCCTATGACCCTCAAATGACAGTACCCTGGGATTTGGGTGATCTATTAGTTTTGACAAGTAGGTTAAACAAGAGCGTATTATGGGGACATTGTGATCCCTATGAATATAACTATTGCGAATGTACCACTTGGCACCTGTTATTGACCTTAATAGTGCTTACagctttctttgtaattttacaatataagATGAGGAGGCTGTGTCCCACAGTTGAATGCCAAATTGCCATATcagttttataaatgttttgtacAAAAGCACTTTGTCTAGAGGAGACGTGGTTCAATTAGCCAGTACATTTTACCTgactttaactttatttatgtAACTTTGACTTAAATGTGGTGAGTCCATGTTAAGCGTTGTTCAAGGTTATATTGTTTcgccatattcataaatgcttaataaagttattcatggtttattgtaggaagtCGTATGAAAAAGAtacgtaataaacctaaaataagcgattaatatctttatatatACGTGGGTTTAtctgtaaatttattaaacataataaatttaatgaaattagtaTCATAATAAGcgatatctcgaaaactattaaaccgatatatatatatatatatatatatatatatatatatatatttatattatatatatatatatatataatatatatctatatatatatatatatatatattatatatatatatatatatataataattatatatattatatatatatatatatatattatatatcatatatatatatatatatacaaaattggtCATTGGTGTATTATTGTACTTTTGCAGACcgaatttttccaattttgccTATCCTGTGAGGAAATggttagaaaatgacattaatgCTTGTCACAAATCTACTTGAAATCCACTACAACTACATTAACTCTATATCTTTTCCGAGATAAGTTCAGAATTACAAAAAACATTGCActgataaaaatttgttataatctTGGTTTTCTCAGAATAGTTAACTTTCTGTTTCCTGATTGTTATTTCAAACATCCGAACTAATTTCAATCAATGTTGACGCaaacattatatatatatatatattatatatatatatatatatatattatatatatatatatatatttatagtataaatatatatatatatatatatatatatatatatatatatatatatataattatatataatattatatatatatatatatatttatatatatatatatatattataaaaattgtacaaaattggTCATTGGTGTATTATTGTACTTTTGCAGACcgaatttttccaattttgccTATCCTGTGAGGAAATGCTTGTCACAAATCTACTTGAAATCCACTACAACTACATTAACTCTATATCTTTTCCGAGATAAgttcaaaattacaaaatttttgaaaaccaattgaaaagattgcagaaaaaaattttgaacattaatatgtttaataactgagatcgaaaaaatattttttttaattttctcgtgTTTAGTACATTAGTAGTACAACGCATCATTTTAGAGGTATTCCTCCTAAAAAGTGGTCCACGGGTCACTCTATTGTACATACACAAATGTATGTAAAACTATGGATGGAGAGCGTTTGcaaatattatatttcaatataacaATATAACTTGAATAAAAGTGAGAGTGAGTTTAACGAAAAATGAagttatatttataccctacaccactatagtggggagggtattatacgtttgtgctgatgtttgtaacatacaaaaatattggtccaatacccaccttaaagtataccgatcgattcagaatcattttttgagtcgattaagacatgtccgtccgtccgtctgtccggctggttggctgtccatgtaaaccttgtgcgcaaggtacaggccgcaattttcaagataatttgatgaaatttggaccaagcatgatttttggcacaaggacgaagcctattgaaaatggttgaaatcggtccattatttcacctagcccccatacaaccgtacctcccgattttaacttttcataccataattacgtcaaatattctgctatctctctaaaaattggcacaaataagttttatataagtataaatgacactgcagatttacgtaaggatcggcctatatttgaccctagcccccatacaaaccccccttcagaaaatgacttaaacgtctaaaattgacttgtaaccatttgtatcgcaatgaaactcaagaaaactaactgttatttagaaatatatccttttcccaaatttaccgagcatcggcccatatttgacctatataaagcctttttagaagttttagttttttatcaataaatttcttaaatattttggaattatggtaatattcaacataaaagtttctttacaaaaaataaaaattttataataagtaaaaattttaaaaatatactcatggtgtagggtattatatggtcggccatgcccgactatactttcctacttgtttttacttcataacatacatatttatataactagaaaacaaatacaacatagtgaatttgaatttttttattcccTTAAAGTGTTTACATTTACTTTTTCTAAGATATAGTATTTGCTAAACATTTGCTAGTTTAAAATATTCGTAAATAATTCGCATATGCGGAAATGAGCATGAGTATAACATGGAATCCTAAAGGTCCAAACACATAAAATACTATTCATCTAAAGGCGACTGACATGTTCAAACACATAAAATACTTTTCGTCGAACTGCGATTGGCAGCTCCTCGTTTttaatatatgtgtttatatgaAAGCGATTCCAATCAAAATATTGAACTTGTGCACGAAgtacaaaatttgaataattttgaacttttgCGTTCGAAAAAGAGGGGAATGAGAACAATtacaaaactgtaaaaaatatttttatgtttgtgtttAATTGCAATTTATGTGTGTCTGAAAACACCATTCTTAAACTGAtgattatatgtatattgtttctttattaaaaaaaaaatattaactcaTTTTTTTCATACGCAGTAGTTGAATGCAAATTATTGTATGAGTTTTAGCCTTAATAGAAAAACACATTCAGACTCACATCACAAACATTCATTAagataaatacaacaacaggaaaaacaaaatcatgatatttaataataataataatacaatgataacaacaactaaaacatttaaatgaacagtaataaaattatgaaatatattatttatattagtaattataaaataaacataatattaataattatattacataaacttatacataaatacatattaaatatatacatatatataaaaaatattatatctaCATTTTTAGTGGAACCATGTAAACTATTTTTAGAGCCTTGAAACagcaaagaaaaaattaataaaaaaatacaaaaaacattaagatgacaacataaaattaataatttaagcgttttatttaaacacaaaatatatgcaGGTGAGtacacaacaataataaacgggtgtgaaatgttaaaaagaagcaagaaattatagtcgagcGAAGCCGACTATAATTTGTAGacctgttacaaaaaataaaatgtgatttagttttcataataaaacatttaagttgaattgtaccttgcctcaaatatacttaagccatttattgttgaatgaaactgtggacatttaagtcaaattttgaagggtgGCAAggttcaaatgaggccctataattatagagttcatgatgGTAATCAAGgctagaacttggttttgcagctttttgtcgagatacgtatatattaaacacaattatgtaCTTAAAAACCCTACTCGgctagttcagttatatgggggctaggtgaaataatagaccgatattaacaattttcaataggcttcgtctacggtaccatggaaatcttgtaccaaattgttaatttaattttattttattttccaaaataaacctAGCCTATTGGCCATAATCGGATTTCTACTTAAAAATTTCGTTGAATTATCTCCAGAATTGCGGGGTTTAAGCTACGTTCAcacttatcaaatatttaacaaaaatgacGTGAACTctaaaaaatctacattttcattttgtatggGGAGGGGactaggttaaataatggaccgaacttaacaattttcaataggctcagaaaatgattctgatccgattggtacactttaaggtgtaaggaccaatattattgtgcattacaaacatcagcagaaacccaatataccctccccactaaagtggagggtatattgggtttcttAACAGTTAGTGAAATAGTTTTTCTGTGTTGTGGTGATGTGATTAAGACATCGATCTAACGATCAAGAAGCCCAAGTTCGTGTAAATTTTAACCAATTCTGTGACAATTAATAGAATTTTCATTATACGATTGGATTAAGACTTATTACTAGTTAATTTTATATCCCAtggaataaaattaaacttaccaAAAgtcaatttgaaatttgttgcaTTACcattaaaatatcaaaaggAGTATAAGTTTTGCATTTGCAACAATGTTATTGCTATCGGATAAAAGGTCAAGAACTACCTTTGTTCTCTTTGTGGTCACCTAGTGGAATGCAAGAGCAAtataatttcgattggggttgCGAAGCACACCGGCATTAGCtagtaaacatataaaaattaattattggtTGTATGTTTGAAGTTTATAGACAATGAAACAACTGAACCAATTTTCTAGAAATGTCTTGAAGACGCTATAGGttactttttattcttaaattttaattattttgaagcCGGTAATCAGCGTTATAGTCAACTCTACAgaagaccttatatggggggtagggtcaattattgaacGATTCCCTTATCATGGTTACGGCGATagaaaattacagaaaattttaagacAGATGAGTTTATGTCCATACTTGAAACTACCACgcaaaaaagatttaattgatggttataataattgtttttagaaGTTAATCCCTTATTAATGGACCTCTCTCAAATATTACCatgatgttcatattaatatctgtatatgataataaaatattcataaatatcaaagtttatttaaatggtaaagatttgatggtggatatataagattcggcatatgTACAATAAAAAATCGTCAATATGACGATAAATCGTCAAATCTGGCAACAGTGGTGGTAATGCTGCTGCTCTCACAAAAAAAGAGAGACTTTTCTTAACAGAtgagtaaatagaaaaatatactttatttcaaaaataactaaatacatgcatgcatacatatgtattataaacTCTAGCTCATTGATGTGGCTAAAATAATACAGAAATCAGCAAGCATCTACATCATTATTTTTCTTGAGTTTTATTTCAACCtattagtttttataagaaGCATTCTACTTCACTCAAAATCGACagtttaaaattagaaattgaCGAAGGAgatcttaaaaattattcaacgAATACATCAAAGAAAGAAATCGAattgtaaaaaatgttcaaattagCCAACTTAGTAGTGTTGATGTCAACATTTTGTGTTATTGCCATTGGTAAGTGAAATGTGGCGAAGTAAATTAATGAACGCGaagttctaaattttttatctatataaatatCCAAATTTAAGTGGAACACATTTTTGCTAATAAACATGCAtccacgtacatacatatgtatgttgttatGTTCTTAAAGGGGGTTTTACATTACCATACTTTGTAATAATATCAGAGTTTCATTGTCTATAATACAACATCAAATTTGTTGCCAAAATGTATTGAAGAATGTATTATGAAACcaattttttggtttattttaaatttcaaactgattatgaagaaaattatggtgaaaaataaaataaagtcaaTTTACATATTAAAATCCAAAAGAAGAAgttgtgtattaaaaaaatagattttaaaaattttctaaaacatttcaaactaggtacaaaatgttttagtttttcagactacaatacattttcaaataatactttttattaatacaaaatcacATAATGTAAAGTACCTTTAAacaatttcgataaaattcaatatttgttgcaaatgtttttttttaattttttaaataaaaactcgtttatgattattgtttaagcttcataaaattttttgcttGATTATCATTTAacgattttcttaaatattgatGATGCCTTCAAAAACATGAAAGAcgagtttataaaaaaatactcatttgcttgttattgttaaatatatttagtttttagtttaaattgttttgtttttataccctacaccaatatagtgatgagggtattatgcgtttgtattaaaaatatggatctcacccaccttaaagtaaaaCAATAGGCTTAGAATCACTCATgcaaaccttgtgcgcacgctacaggttaCAATATTCATGATAATTTGATACGCTTCTTTTGGTTAAGCCATTATTTCGTATAGCACTCATGTAAccgatgaaaaaaaaaacatttttctacaaattgttaaaatatgtcTGAATTAATAACATGAtctctggtgtagggtatcatatggtcggtcatgcccggcttttaatttttacttgttttcataTCATTATAgtactaaaatttattattataatattaataataatatagtcgTATCTGTCCATTTCAATTTATACGATGGTAGATAGTAGGATTTATGACTGCaggtaaaattaatttaaagtgtCAATGACTCtttgtgcaaaaattaaaactacaaaaaatgcaaatttaaattgtcataaatatataatagaaaattgaaacaagttctttttgttttcgtaaattctataattataaGCAATAATAGACTCAatcaaaaaatcactttttaacaAGTAAAGCGTAGGAGACCAGCTACTGCAATTTAGCTATACTCATAAGATTTTGCAAAGTTAACAGTAGTGAACTAAAAATAAAGGTAATACGATTTaggtgaaaaatttattaatcgtttatgaatatgggggttagTCTTTGGGAATGAGGAGTATGTGacacatagacagacggacatacggATATTGCTaaatcagaaagtgattctgagccgatttggatgttacaaacatcagtataaACACATCCCTAACACATTACATCGCCTCTCCACTATAGAGgtcaaataatgcaaaaaaaaaaaaattaaattaaaatagttattaaataatttcgtTAATGGAATTAAGCTTACTAACGCATACTCGTATGAATCTTGTAtatcatatttaattaaaaaaaaactgcattatggcctgttttattatttgaaaggCTAATTGCAGTAACTCGATAAGTCACCTATTATCAGAATTCCATTTTATGTACTTTTTGAGTTGATAGGAACCATAACTATTGTCTCTTTTTGGCATATTATGATAAATTGGcaacaattgcaaaaaaaaaagtttaaaaataaatccgatatgacacatatttattttttaaactgccTAAATAATTCTAAAGATAAAAGGggaattgataattttttatgttgctgCTAAAACAAGTATCCTTaacagggcaaggattttcatgcactaaaaaattaaaaaagcgcttataatatgcattATAAAATGGGAAATGATACattgaaaatgtgaaaaatgtgaaccaaaaaatatttctttgtgaaggttcatattaatagatattcagatcttaagttttcGACAACAGATATACAGgtttttaaggactgctttTTGTACTATAACGAAACCACGAGCTgcagaatgacaaatataaagaaacaacttaaaaaagtatatatttaatttatgaaagTGGATagcaattcaaataaaatttggtgaatgaaTTCATttctgtataaattatatttcttaagatttttttcgttttgtaatgtttttaagtcAATTTcgtcaagttttatttttatatggacacacagatggaAAAACTCAGAAATTGAGATTGAACCGATACTTTAATGACCAATAATTTGGACGTTACAAACTCAAGAAACCTTCCGCACTATAGtggaattaaaaatgaaataaaactatgaaaaatttcattgaacctagtatgttgatatttaaaaaaaatcgaaatatgtaaatatcaaatttgttgtaaaaatataaaatacggAGAAAAcgaaacaatttgtttttgaaaaattaaaaagtatgcaaaatatgctaaaaaaaatgttggaaatatgcaaaatatatgcaatttatgcatttataacaaaatatgaaaaacatgcTATAACGTATCGATTGTAGCAATTTATTCGATTCGAAATTAAAActagttaaatattatttagagCTACTGACTTCAAACATGCATTTGCGTAGAAATCCCATTTGCGTAGAAATTGCTCAAAAGCTCGACAGATTTTCATGAATTACATTTAGGTAAAATTCAAAATacataagtttatttattaaatattatatgtatatacctaCTCATGTTGTGGTAGATCTAATCCTATATGGTAAGCCATGCCCAACTAtaatttcctacttgttttcggaaacattgcattttttaaaCTACTGGGTGCGTATTTTGTACTATTTATATGCATtgttatttgtataataaataaacatgtttgtatctatatacattagaccgactcactctgtatggaaagcaaaaacgtgtttttgttactcctcacaaaatttaccttgcttcgTCTTATGATGAtccccaaaatattttaagttaagcGATGACCCTTCGTGAGCTGGACCAGATTAAAAAAGGTATTCttgaacaatttattttaaatttttcttttgttttgaaacaaaatatatataaatgattaATAGACACAGAAGACGGCTAATTTAATTATTGGAAAACATTAACTATTCGAAACTTATTGACTGGTTTCTTTTTCAATCGTTTCATTTATGAGGAATCTttcgtttataaatatttatgtacaatgaATATTAGACCGGCTCACATGAGTGCATGAGTTACCCCCTGAAAATATTCGCTGATATGTAATACGATGTTACACATggacagttttcaagaaaatatcgtatggaaGACATgattgttcatataaaattaaatttttttctaccgATGGACATTTGTGATCTGgaccgcttacaaaaaagtatgtatgtatgtacataaaagtatgtatgtatgaatgtgtgtacaaaaaagtatgtatgtatggcgattaatttattatttcttttctcaTATTCTTTCCGTCTTTCTTGAgtatgtttgtattaaaaaaccaagtacatacatatatttgtgtgtatattttcaagtaaaatcaaaatattcgtaattattatttgtttaacatttgtaTGTAATTCTCTTGTATTTGACTAACTGAGTGACTAACTAACAGACTGAGGCAGAGTGGGGTACATTCATATAGGTTTATACACATGTTTGCTTTTTCCCCGAATTCATCATTTTTTTATGTATGCACGTTGTTCAAGTATTTGTCCTCCTTTAACAACCAAGAATGATGTCATTAAGTATTAATAAATCAATCAGGCTTCATTGCATAAATACTTATTGGTAACAAAAGCAATAAATGAAAGAAGATTTAAGGAAATCAACTTTAtgcactaaatatttattttgtttgttaacttGAAAATTAAGTGAAGACGAATTTTTACTCACAAGACTTGAAGGAATACTTCCATAAAATTTTGAGTTCAAGAGTAGTTTCATGTtgaagaaataaacaaacaacattttgttttataaaccgtttactaaatattttgagggttaaagtaaaaatttatcaaaaaacagCATGAAACcaacaagtttttttacaaCTATTGGATATTATGAAGACGACGTACAACTGAGAAAGTCAATTCTGCTAACGTAGGCTGTATACACTTGTTGAATGACTACAGTCCGTATTTAATTGTTGTGCCAATTACAAGTAAAGAATTACGTGGTCGCAaagttttaaaaccaaatttatacaattttacaaaatttgcgaCTGTTCGGATATGCAAAATGTATTAATGGAGACATTGTCGTTTGATGTATGAAGCACACTATCAGCGTAAGATCAATATCGTGtgataaaaacacaattttatatgttgaaatcatAAAGTCGAGATAAAATATTAGCATGCTAAAATAGCGAATACGAAAAATTGCGgagttttcattttttacttaagcgaatttttgtattagaaAGAATTCTTTCTGTAATCAATCTTTATATAGATAGAATTGATTTGCATTGAAACAAATTAATCAAGGGCTTTCGTGGACTAAATGCCCGAAATACACAACAAAAATCGATGAAGCACACCCAAGCCGCTAAATTAAATTGATAACATTAAACATTAACTAGTAGCTGACAATGATGCTTATACGAAAATCGATAAGCTGTTCGAGAAAAGTATGCAtccaaaaagtattaaaaagttcatttatgtaaatacaaaatttattagcaaaatttaaattgacCGAACTGGTTTTCATTTTAACGGAGTTTTggattaataattaatttaaatttagaaatgaaAAAGCATTGAATTGTAGATAAGAACGGATGTGTGAACTGCAAAAGAAGTAACATCAAAATGACTCTTTTACCAAAAACGCAGTGTTTCTTCTGTTGCAAGATAATTGGACGAAGCACACCTAAAACGCTAATTAAACTTGTTAACACTTAACATTAATCGGTATCTGACAAAGAAGCTTATACCACAAACGAAATGCcgttataaaaaatgtgtaggaaatttatttacaaaatttgtatacCCCCTTATTATGTAAAACACCTCACCttgcgttgaaaatattttcatacaaatttttaaaaatacaaaaacaatttatatgaaaaatgaagTGAAGTAAGGGGAAGGGATTTACAAAATAACCTCcatagattttcattttaacggtttttatattacatatttacatttaaattaattttttggcaTTCAggtgttatttatataaaaaataaaaattttgcttgGATGAGACTCATTTTGTTCATTAGTGTCTAAAACAAATTGGAGTAAAATTGGATAACGAAAACCTCTATATTATATGATTTGGttgaaatgttaagaaaatataatttgaatgcCACAAATTATTTCACATTTGAACCCCAATATTTCGCTAAGCGTATATGGGATTAATGGTTACTTTTGGTCTAATTACTTAATTACTTTTATGTGCTAAGCTACCTAAAGCTAcccagtttgttttttttttcgaataattttccTGGGATAATATTGCTATTTAAGTTATATTTGATGTTCATGATGTTCACTAAATGTTACTTTTGGAAGTTACCAAAAAGCCTGAGTTTGAGATTATTTCCAAAGTGTTTAACATAAATCATCTTAGATGCAAACCTAATataactattaaatattttcagccGCACCATATCAAGAACTGCCACCCAAACCTGGGTATGTACCAGTTTATATCAGAGAAGGAGATACACCTTTAAGTCAGGTAAACCCAATATTAGTTGAAGCTTTTCATGAGGATGAGGAATCTAACCTATTAAATCTAGaggtgaaaaaataaaaattttctaaaaattaaaaaatatatctaataCTTAATAATCTTAATACACAGACcgaaattcaaagaaaaaataagattACTACTAATAATAAACCAGATGAAGTTGCTGAAAACGTAGAAGAAAAAGCTGTTAAGGAGGAAACAAACGGACAAACGAAGCAATTAAGTGAAGAAAAATACGAAATCAAACAGATAAAAGAACATGAACAACAAGACgagaaactattaaaaaaagacGAAACTCCCGCTTCCGATATTGCGGAATTTACTAAAGATGATATCAAAGTATTAGCTGACGCAAAATAGataattagttaaaattatatacaccatta
Proteins encoded:
- the LOC111691031 gene encoding uncharacterized protein LOC111691031 isoform X1, whose protein sequence is MFKLANLVVLMSTFCVIAIAAPYQELPPKPGYVPVYIREGDTPLSQVNPILVEAFHEDEESNLLNLETEIQRKNKITTNNKPDEVAENVEEKAVKEETNGQTKQLSEEKYEIKQIKEHEQQDEKLLKKDETPASDIAEFTKDDIKVLADAK
- the LOC111691031 gene encoding uncharacterized protein LOC111691031 isoform X2, whose amino-acid sequence is MYEAHYQPAPYQELPPKPGYVPVYIREGDTPLSQVNPILVEAFHEDEESNLLNLETEIQRKNKITTNNKPDEVAENVEEKAVKEETNGQTKQLSEEKYEIKQIKEHEQQDEKLLKKDETPASDIAEFTKDDIKVLADAK